Within the Acidimicrobiia bacterium genome, the region CGATGAGACCTAGCGGACTGGCGAACATGAGGCCTAGCACGAGGGGGACCTCGCTCATTGAGAACGAGTGGGCGTCACGACGGAACTGGAAGTGGACGACCGTCAGTTCTGCCAGGTAGACAAAGCCGACCAGTACCGGCCAGGGGATGTGAAGGGGCGCGTCGATCGATGGCAGGTGGCGGATGGTGCCGGTGAGTGCCAACGCCACCCCGATCAGCGTCGATGTCAGGATCCAGACGCGGCCACTTCCGGTCAGGTGGAGTGTGCGCCTCACACCCGACACCCCACTTTCGGCCACGCTCGACATCTGTCAACCCTCCGTTTGAGAATATGGCTGTTAGCGGTCTAGTTCCAACCGAGCGCCGACCAGGAAGCTCCCGACCAGGAGGCACCCGACCAGGAGGCACCCGACCAGGAGGCACCCGACCAGGAGGCACCCGACCAGGAGGCACCCGACCAGGAGGCACCCGACCAGGAGGCACCCGAC harbors:
- a CDS encoding pentapeptide repeat-containing protein, which gives rise to VGCLLVGCLLVGCLLVGCLLVGCLLVGCLLVGCLLVGSFLVGARLELDR